The following is a genomic window from Streptomyces chrestomyceticus JCM 4735.
GGTGGCCGACACCGGGACGCTGGTGGTCGTGGAGTCCGAGGGCAACGGCCGGATGTGCCTGACCCTGCCGGAGACGCTGATCTCGGTCGTCGGCATCGAGAAGGTGGTGCCGACCTGGCAGGATCTGGAGATCTTCCTCCAGTTGCTGCCGCGCTCCTCGACGGCCGAGCGGATGAACCCGTACACCTCGATGTGGACCGGCACGACGGACGGCGACGGGCCGCGCACCTTCCACCTCGTGCTGCTCGACAACGGGCGCACCGACACCCTCGCCGACACGGTGGGCCGCCAGGCGCTGCGCTGCATCCGCTGCTCGGCCTGTCTGAACGTGTGCCCGGTGTACGAGCGGGCCGGCGGGCACGCGTACGGCTCGGCGTACCCGGGGCCGATCGGCGCGATCCTCACTCCACAACTGCGCGGTACGGCGAGCGAGCTGGACGCCTCGCTGCCGTACGCGTCGTCGCTGTGCGGCGCCTGTTACGAGGTGTGCCCGGTCGCCATCGACATCCCGGAGGTGCTGGTGCATCTGCGGGAGCGGGTGGTGCAGGGTGGCCGGGTGACGCGGCGGGGTGTGAAGACCGTCCTCAAACCGGCCAAGGGGCACGCCGCGGAGCGGGCGGCGATGCGCGCGGCCGGGTTCGCGTTCGACCACCCCGGGGCGCTGCGCGCGGGGCAGCGGCTGGCGGCCCGTACCCGGCGGCTGCATCCGCGCCGGCTGCCGGGTCCGGGGCGCGCCTGGACGGACACCCGGGACCTGCCGCCGGTGCCGGCCGAGTCCTTCCGGGACTGGTGGCGGCGTACGCGTGGAGAGGAGCGGGCGAAATGAGCAGCCGGGATGTGGTGCTGGCGCGGGTGCGCCGGGCGCTGGCGGACGTACCGCGCGGTGAGGGGTACGAGGACGTGCCGGTCCCCCGCGACTATCTGCGCGTCCATGGTTCCCGTACGCCGGAGGAGCGGGTGGCGCTGCTGGCCGAGCGCCTGGCGGAGTACCGGGCGCTGGTGCACCACTGTGCCGAGGACGAGGTGCACATGCTGGTCATGCGCCTGCTGGCCGAGCACGGCACGCAGCACGTCCTCGTGCCGCCGGGGCTGGACCCGTCGTGGATGGCCGCCGCCGATCCCGTCCGCATCCACGACCGCGCGGCGAGCACCGCGCGTGAACTCGACGCGGTGGGCAGTGTCGTGACCGGCTGCGCGGTGGCGATCGCCGAGACCGGCACCATCGTGCTGGACGGCTCGCCCGACCAGGGCCGTCGCCGGATCTCGCTCGTTCCGGACCATCACATCTGTGTGGTGCGCGTACCGGACCAGGTCGTCGACTCGGTGCCGGAGGCGCTCGAACGCCTGGATCCGGTACGTCCGTTGACGTGGA
Proteins encoded in this region:
- a CDS encoding lactate utilization protein B — protein: MSGTYLGMPAFPAAAASSTQDARLRGNLRHATHTIRDKRAKAVAELDDWARLRAAGAAVKDRTLRHLDHYLEQLEESVTAAGGQVHWAADAAEANAIVARLVRETGEREVVKVKSMATQETGLNRALAEAGISAYETDLAELIVQLGDDLPSHILVPAIHRNRGEIRDIFREQMARWGRPAPDDLSDAPAALAEAARLHLREKFLTAKVGISGANFMVADTGTLVVVESEGNGRMCLTLPETLISVVGIEKVVPTWQDLEIFLQLLPRSSTAERMNPYTSMWTGTTDGDGPRTFHLVLLDNGRTDTLADTVGRQALRCIRCSACLNVCPVYERAGGHAYGSAYPGPIGAILTPQLRGTASELDASLPYASSLCGACYEVCPVAIDIPEVLVHLRERVVQGGRVTRRGVKTVLKPAKGHAAERAAMRAAGFAFDHPGALRAGQRLAARTRRLHPRRLPGPGRAWTDTRDLPPVPAESFRDWWRRTRGEERAK
- a CDS encoding LutC/YkgG family protein, coding for MSSRDVVLARVRRALADVPRGEGYEDVPVPRDYLRVHGSRTPEERVALLAERLAEYRALVHHCAEDEVHMLVMRLLAEHGTQHVLVPPGLDPSWMAAADPVRIHDRAASTARELDAVGSVVTGCAVAIAETGTIVLDGSPDQGRRRISLVPDHHICVVRVPDQVVDSVPEALERLDPVRPLTWISGPSATSDIELDRVEGVHGPRKLEVVLLSE